Proteins co-encoded in one Spirochaetota bacterium genomic window:
- a CDS encoding AraC family transcriptional regulator has translation MDVLDPVFNLFRISDRPFNEYNSYLQRRYFSAPGTSGEIQMNAVGKSIGIIPQVMTIDDGEEYASPFHRHGNLELILMVMGNAYYEEKDAAHDVTPGSVLFIDHRRVHRMKGKGPCCWASVRFAPESVESSAASLTVDALLQFRLFAPFVQSRTISLLMLSSADARRMAMRFFDVADNFVRTAGKPSEALRISFLSLLHSLLSISSPAGESGIARAVDHIRNNYQRKLSVAETARHAGMSVQALSTGFKKAFSLPFPEYVNRLRIEKAKYLVMTTKLPFTDIALSVGFYDSSHFTKEFEKRVGVSPSAYRSKKRY, from the coding sequence ATGGACGTACTCGACCCCGTGTTCAATCTCTTCCGGATCTCCGACCGGCCATTCAACGAATACAACAGCTATCTGCAGCGCCGTTATTTCTCGGCTCCCGGAACGTCAGGCGAAATACAGATGAATGCCGTTGGGAAAAGCATCGGCATCATCCCCCAGGTAATGACCATCGATGACGGCGAGGAATACGCATCCCCCTTTCACCGGCACGGCAATCTAGAGCTCATTCTTATGGTGATGGGCAATGCGTACTATGAGGAAAAGGATGCCGCACACGATGTTACGCCCGGCAGCGTGCTTTTTATCGATCATCGGCGTGTTCATCGTATGAAAGGGAAAGGCCCCTGCTGCTGGGCGAGCGTTCGTTTTGCCCCTGAGTCCGTAGAGAGCAGCGCCGCATCGCTAACCGTCGATGCGCTTCTGCAGTTCAGGCTGTTTGCACCGTTCGTGCAGTCACGGACGATCTCTTTGCTGATGCTTTCATCGGCGGATGCCAGGCGAATGGCGATGCGCTTCTTCGATGTCGCCGATAATTTTGTCCGTACTGCAGGAAAACCGTCGGAGGCGCTCCGCATTTCCTTTCTTTCACTTCTGCATTCTCTTCTTTCGATCTCCTCCCCTGCGGGGGAAAGCGGTATCGCCCGTGCGGTGGATCACATTAGGAACAACTATCAGCGCAAACTTTCAGTCGCGGAAACAGCGCGGCATGCTGGAATGTCCGTGCAGGCATTGTCAACGGGGTTTAAGAAAGCATTCTCACTTCCGTTCCCGGAATACGTCAATAGACTGCGCATTGAAAAGGCGAAATATCTCGTCATGACGACGAAGCTCCCTTTCACCGATATAGCGCTGTCCGTCGGGTTTTACGATTCGTCGCATTTTACGAAAGAATTTGAGAAACGTGTCGGCGTATCGCCGTCGGCATATCGATCAAAAAAACGCTACTAA
- a CDS encoding uroporphyrinogen decarboxylase family protein: protein MDSRERVMTSVSLGKPDRIPLDFSANEATLSRLHRDLNTRTHHELLTRLHADIIDIRGVVDPLYRGPIPRQRELPGGIAENFWGWRTKVMQTPTGAETSYCDFILKDCTTVEELMTHRWPKADWFDFSGFSERLGEWRGFAVMASGASIWQHPTFLRGIEQLLMDILIAPDIAAFMIDTFTDFYIDYFDRMFSAAPGRIDILRIADDLGMQDRLLVSPDVFRDIFVPRLRRIIDMAKSHGVKVMFHSCGAIVPLIDSIIDAGVDILDPIQVTAKGMDPAMLKERFGTRLCLHGAIDTQYLLPCGTPADVQNAVISMADILGENGGFIMSPSHVLQSDVPTDNIIALYDTASQRRYSKVRMTREAI, encoded by the coding sequence ATGGATTCACGTGAACGAGTAATGACGTCCGTATCGCTCGGGAAGCCCGACCGTATTCCCCTCGATTTCAGTGCGAATGAAGCAACGCTTTCGCGTCTGCATAGGGACCTTAACACGAGAACACATCATGAGCTTCTCACCCGTTTGCATGCGGACATTATCGACATTCGCGGTGTTGTCGACCCCTTGTATCGGGGGCCTATCCCCAGGCAACGGGAACTTCCCGGCGGCATTGCTGAGAATTTCTGGGGATGGCGGACAAAAGTAATGCAGACGCCCACCGGGGCTGAAACAAGTTACTGTGATTTTATCCTTAAGGACTGTACCACGGTGGAAGAGCTCATGACGCATCGATGGCCGAAAGCGGACTGGTTCGATTTCAGCGGATTTTCTGAGCGGCTTGGTGAGTGGCGCGGATTCGCCGTCATGGCGTCGGGCGCGAGCATATGGCAGCATCCGACATTCCTGCGGGGCATCGAGCAATTGCTCATGGATATCCTTATCGCGCCGGACATAGCCGCGTTCATGATCGATACGTTCACCGACTTTTATATCGATTATTTTGACCGCATGTTCAGCGCCGCCCCCGGCAGGATCGATATTCTGCGCATCGCTGATGACCTCGGTATGCAGGACAGGCTTCTCGTAAGCCCCGATGTGTTCAGGGATATTTTTGTTCCGCGGCTTCGGCGTATCATCGATATGGCGAAAAGTCACGGCGTGAAGGTGATGTTCCATTCCTGCGGCGCTATCGTTCCCCTCATCGACTCGATAATAGACGCCGGCGTCGATATACTCGATCCGATACAGGTGACGGCGAAGGGCATGGATCCCGCCATGCTCAAGGAGCGATTCGGCACCCGTCTATGCCTCCACGGCGCTATCGACACGCAATATCTTCTCCCGTGCGGCACGCCCGCGGACGTGCAGAACGCCGTAATCTCAATGGCTGATATACTCGGCGAGAACGGCGGCTTCATCATGTCGCCGAGCCATGTGTTGCAATCGGATGTTCCCACTGATAATATAATCGCATTGTACGACACAGCATCGCAGCGGCGGTATAGCAAAGTACGTATGACCAGGGAGGCGATATGA
- a CDS encoding YhcH/YjgK/YiaL family protein encodes MILTHVRRMNEYRSLHPDFSSAFDFLTRIDLSSLADDRYDIAGERVYATISTKQGRARSEGKLEAHRSYIDIQYVISGIDEMGWKHLSACTKVNTTYDAEKDYELFDDAPDAWIRTCPKHVAVFFPSDAHTPLISKEVLRKVVIKVHVR; translated from the coding sequence ATGATACTCACGCACGTACGCCGGATGAACGAGTATCGTTCACTGCACCCCGATTTTTCAAGCGCGTTCGATTTTCTTACACGCATCGATCTCAGCTCGCTTGCCGACGACCGATACGACATTGCCGGAGAACGAGTCTACGCGACGATATCGACCAAACAGGGGCGCGCGCGGAGCGAAGGCAAGCTGGAAGCACATCGCAGCTATATCGATATACAGTACGTCATCAGCGGTATCGATGAGATGGGTTGGAAGCACCTATCGGCATGCACGAAGGTCAATACCACCTACGATGCGGAAAAGGATTACGAGCTTTTCGACGACGCCCCCGATGCATGGATACGCACATGCCCGAAGCATGTCGCCGTGTTCTTTCCGTCCGATGCGCATACACCGCTCATATCGAAGGAAGTGCTCAGGAAGGTAGTTATTAAAGTTCATGTACGATAA
- a CDS encoding AraC family transcriptional regulator, producing MADGISIIYTKRCSIAFSISWYKISHMAHTAFGDRYIPMNGNAGITRLGRRVLTKAGEPMQAHRHPGAIELSFVASGEFTQGVRIGPAYRYYLLNGGSAQVLFPDEHHGTGDFPRGKSLFYYIVIPRFGKEDFLGLGRSLSVSLARRLGSLRGIIVRRAAFLQPSFERLITLCAERPDGYRAEAPLLCADMLMRLCRLRDEQHSRTPSTAAAAQYLSEHCTENVSSAMIAETMGVSVAHAYALFKQDIGMTPHDYQLRVRIEQAKSLLSEGTHPVTDIAYDLSFSSSQYFAVVFRRFTGTTPALWRKRSAS from the coding sequence GTGGCGGACGGTATATCGATAATATATACAAAGCGATGTTCTATTGCGTTCAGTATTTCATGGTATAAAATATCGCACATGGCGCATACCGCGTTCGGTGATCGTTACATTCCCATGAACGGCAATGCCGGCATTACCCGTCTCGGACGCCGCGTGCTCACGAAAGCCGGCGAACCGATGCAGGCGCATCGGCATCCGGGAGCGATCGAGCTTTCGTTCGTCGCCAGCGGGGAATTCACGCAGGGCGTACGCATCGGGCCTGCGTATAGATATTATCTTCTCAACGGCGGATCAGCGCAGGTATTGTTTCCCGACGAGCATCATGGCACGGGGGATTTTCCCCGCGGCAAAAGTCTTTTCTATTACATCGTCATTCCCCGCTTCGGAAAGGAAGATTTCCTTGGGCTGGGCCGATCATTGAGCGTATCGCTCGCGAGGCGGCTCGGTTCGCTTCGCGGCATCATCGTACGGCGGGCTGCATTCCTTCAGCCATCGTTCGAACGCCTCATCACGCTCTGCGCCGAACGCCCCGACGGCTATCGGGCAGAAGCGCCCCTCCTTTGCGCCGATATGCTCATGCGCCTGTGCCGCCTCCGCGATGAACAGCACAGCCGTACTCCGTCGACAGCGGCCGCAGCGCAGTATCTTTCCGAGCACTGCACCGAGAACGTTTCATCGGCAATGATCGCGGAGACGATGGGTGTTTCTGTTGCGCATGCCTACGCGCTCTTCAAGCAGGATATCGGGATGACGCCGCATGATTATCAGCTCCGCGTGCGTATTGAACAAGCAAAGAGCCTCCTCTCCGAAGGAACGCACCCGGTCACCGATATCGCATATGACCTTTCATTCTCATCGAGCCAGTATTTCGCCGTCGTATTCCGACGGTTCACCGGCACGACGCCGGCGTTATGGCGAAAGCGCAGCGCATCATAA
- a CDS encoding dihydrodipicolinate synthase family protein encodes MTRIRGLIAAPFTPMDADGAIALAVIPAYAAKLKEDGIAGVFVNGTTGEGHSLSSDERYAQAEAWIRHRTEDFRVIINTGHTALPECIAFARHAEHIGADAVGLMPPNYFKPSTVEDLVRFCTEVASACPATPAYYYHIPSFTGVSFPMIAFLTAAEEAIPNLTGIKFTYENIMDYAQCLSFRNGAYDMVFGRDELLLSSLVVGAQGAIGSTYNFAAPLYHGIMEAFAAGNVDSAREGQAKAVEMISVLNRYGGLAAGKAIMKMSGIDCGPVRSPLHSLSHDSKKSLFEAFTAQGLFLSAAEAVI; translated from the coding sequence ATGACACGTATACGAGGGCTTATTGCAGCACCGTTCACGCCGATGGATGCCGACGGGGCCATTGCACTCGCTGTTATACCGGCATACGCTGCAAAACTGAAAGAAGACGGGATAGCCGGCGTATTCGTGAACGGCACCACCGGCGAAGGTCATTCGCTTTCTTCCGATGAACGATATGCGCAAGCAGAGGCATGGATTCGCCATCGTACCGAAGATTTCAGGGTCATCATCAATACCGGGCACACGGCGCTCCCGGAATGTATCGCCTTCGCGCGGCATGCGGAGCACATCGGCGCGGACGCTGTCGGGCTCATGCCGCCGAATTACTTCAAACCGTCGACGGTAGAAGACCTCGTGCGCTTCTGCACGGAGGTAGCATCTGCCTGTCCCGCCACGCCGGCGTATTATTATCACATTCCCTCGTTCACCGGCGTCTCGTTCCCGATGATAGCATTCCTCACTGCTGCCGAAGAAGCGATACCGAATCTCACGGGCATAAAGTTCACGTATGAGAACATCATGGATTATGCGCAATGCCTGTCATTCAGGAACGGCGCATACGATATGGTCTTCGGACGCGATGAATTACTCCTTTCGTCGCTTGTCGTCGGTGCACAAGGAGCCATCGGGAGCACGTATAATTTTGCCGCGCCCCTTTATCACGGGATAATGGAGGCGTTCGCTGCCGGCAACGTGGATAGTGCCCGCGAGGGGCAGGCGAAAGCGGTCGAGATGATCAGCGTTCTCAATCGATACGGCGGACTTGCCGCGGGGAAAGCGATCATGAAAATGAGCGGGATCGATTGCGGGCCGGTGCGATCGCCGCTTCATTCATTATCGCATGATTCAAAAAAATCTTTATTCGAAGCGTTCACCGCCCAGGGGCTATTCCTTTCAGCAGCGGAGGCGGTCATATGA
- a CDS encoding LacI family DNA-binding transcriptional regulator, with protein MPVRLKDIAESLHLDLSTVSRALRDDARVHADTKKTVLAEAARLGYRPNLLARRLAVGKTKTVWLILPSLGSPIEREPAEHAAALLFEHEYDLMIVQHRNDAAAYERILGRLSEGLADGALIIPGPYADPPFEEVLVHAGYPLVFIDRHPKNLGTPVDVVTTANEKAAYDLTIRCIRAGAKHVIAGFNEGNPVADARNAGCRRAGEERNVPCQFITDGIRPENSDHTAVIGSSVPFLRNTAQLLTGAIIGGVFDNWPGAAHPFKEVHVCVQDFPAMAKTAVTVILGRIAGTKDDARICEVTAKQFLTVR; from the coding sequence TTGCCAGTCCGCCTCAAAGATATCGCCGAATCGCTCCATCTCGATCTCTCCACGGTCTCGCGTGCACTGCGCGATGATGCGCGCGTGCATGCAGATACGAAAAAAACCGTATTGGCGGAAGCGGCACGTCTGGGGTATAGACCGAACCTTCTCGCACGGCGCCTTGCCGTCGGAAAAACGAAGACCGTGTGGCTTATCCTCCCCTCGCTCGGGTCCCCGATAGAACGCGAACCGGCGGAACATGCCGCGGCATTGCTCTTCGAACATGAATACGATCTCATGATCGTGCAGCACAGGAACGATGCCGCTGCATACGAGCGCATTCTCGGCCGACTCTCCGAAGGGCTTGCTGACGGCGCGCTCATCATCCCGGGGCCGTATGCAGATCCACCGTTCGAGGAAGTACTTGTGCATGCCGGGTATCCCCTCGTATTCATCGACCGGCATCCGAAAAATCTCGGCACACCGGTCGATGTCGTCACCACGGCGAATGAGAAGGCGGCATACGATCTTACGATACGCTGCATCCGTGCCGGTGCAAAGCATGTGATCGCCGGTTTTAATGAAGGTAATCCCGTAGCCGATGCGCGGAACGCCGGCTGCCGGCGTGCGGGTGAAGAGCGGAATGTACCGTGTCAATTCATAACGGACGGGATAAGGCCTGAAAATTCGGACCATACGGCTGTCATCGGATCATCGGTGCCGTTCCTGAGAAATACTGCGCAGCTATTGACCGGAGCGATCATCGGCGGCGTGTTCGATAATTGGCCGGGGGCAGCGCATCCGTTCAAGGAAGTGCATGTCTGCGTACAGGATTTTCCGGCAATGGCAAAAACCGCGGTCACGGTCATTCTCGGCCGCATAGCGGGCACAAAAGACGATGCCCGGATATGCGAGGTTACTGCGAAGCAATTTCTGACGGTGCGCTGA